A region of Epinephelus fuscoguttatus linkage group LG1, E.fuscoguttatus.final_Chr_v1 DNA encodes the following proteins:
- the LOC125895704 gene encoding uncharacterized protein LOC125895704 — protein MMSLKTHILYLVVTVTVMSVQLCSGHAPDTADVFEQKPAVQGRSVESDRQHGSAAQTRHGSLAFKFDEHGDRRSTPELHNLLAAKLKRMDPSVHCSDSSMTLKVNGIRAPHFLVDSGEGALTPFSQMPSQCGFSVKRSRRDVHFAAPYQGCHVTKQDGDYVLPLRLGGTPMTMSCPAVLPLPSVSCFPSGMVVKISGIAAHGVKIKVSGTWRSLSSVCSSCGIAIEVFSGGLTLTAPYNRGSCIQIKDEEYLLSLLLADAELLVTCPSLPDIKPTTAATTPPSDKGQVLQYPQYPQFPMFPQYPVFPGPTPPPHTSTPTEGTVAPLPQRLQFPLGAATDSNTGNPEAPAAQFPALSLMAQYPQFTQYPLFPRPVPPTQSTAQKNTAALPAQPPQMPQYPFSFFPQFPMVPGIFHPATPPPPATTTEALVTTPAPTTKHDGKPHVPQQPHYLKPSHYPFLPFPKVPLPPQGQTPQDPKPVIQQHNPYVYPQTYQIPVLYPPPKYPSQRQNTQTAAPVTTSLTSAATTLKPAAQKQFYYPHPYMPAYYVPQKAPIPVFPDPPTTPPTNPAPSDQREHQPVYHAMPPFYPFPSHQRPKSVARKVLLTGEGESDSRSYI, from the exons ATGATGTCTCTGAAAACCCACATCTTATATCTCGTGGTCACGGTGACTGTAATGTCCGTACAGCTCTGCAGCGGACACGCTCCTGACACAGCGGATGTTTTTGAACAGAAGCCTGCGGTACAAGGCAGAAGTGTGGAGTCTGATAGACAACATGGATCTGCTGCTCAAACACGACACGGTTCACTTGCATTCAAGTTTGACGAACATGGTGACCGCAGATCGACTCCAG AGCTGCACAATTTGTTGGCTGCAAAACTGAAGCGCATGGATCCATCAGTGCACTGTAGTGACAGCTCGATGACTCTGAAAGTCAATGGGATCAGAGCTCCTCACTTTCTCGTGGATAGCG GTGAGGGAGCCCTTACTCCTTTTTCTCAAATGCCCTCTCAATGTGGCTTCTCTGTGAAGAGGTCCCGCAGAGATGTGCACTTTGCTGCACCTTACCAGGGCTGCCATGTAACCAAGCAG GATGGTGATTACGTACTACCTCTACGCTTAGGGGGGACACCGATGACAATgtcttgtcctgctgtgttacCACTACCCTCTGTTTCCTGCTTCCCATCTGGGATGGTGGTGAAGATCAGTGGTATTGCAGCACATGGAGTCAAAATTAAAG TGTCTGGCACGTGGAGGTCCCTTTCATCGGTGTGTAGCAGTTGTGGAATTGCTATTGAAGTGTTCTCTGGAGGGCTGACCCTCACTGCACCCTATAACAGAGGCTCGTGCATACAGATCAAG GATGAGGAGTATTTACTCTCTCTTCTGTTGGCGGATGCTGAGCTCTTGGTCACATGCCCTTCATTACCGGACATCAAGCCAACCACTGCAGCAACTACCCCTCCTAGTGACAAAGGCCAGGTCCTGCAGTATCCTCAGTACCCCCAGTTCCCAATGTTTCCTCAATACCCAGTGTTTCCTGGGCCCACTCCTCCACCACACACCTCCACTCCTACTGAAGGTACAGTGGCTCCGTTGCCTCAGCGTCTACAGTTTCCCTTGGGTGCTGCTACAGACTCTAACACTGGAAACCCAGAAGCACCTGCAGCTCAGTTCCCTGCATTATCACTCATGGCACAGTATCCACAGTTCACTCAGTACCCTCTGTTCCCCAGACCCGTACCACCAACGCAATCCACTGCTCAGAAAAACACGGCTGCGCTTCCAGCCCAGCCACCTCAGATGCCACAGTATCCATTTTCCTTTTTCCCACAGTTCCCCATGGTACCTGGAATTTTCCATCCAGcaacccctcctcctcccgcaACTACAACAGAAGCTTTGGTAACCACACCTGCCCCCACCACAAAGCATGATGGGAAGCCTCATGTTCCCCAGCAGCCACACTATCTAAAGCCCTCTCATTATCCTTTCCTGCCATTCCCAAAAGTCCCGCTGCCTCCACAAGGTCAAACTCCTCAGGATCCCAAACCTGTCATCCAGCAGCACAACCCATACGTGTATCCTCAGACCTATCAGATCCCCGTGCTGTATCCTCCTCCTAAGTATCCCTCTCAAAGACAGAATACTCAAACTGCTGCTCCTGTCACCACCTCACTGACCAGCGCAGCTACGACTTTAAAGCCTGCAGCTCAAAAGCAATTTTATTACCCACACCCATATATGCCAGCATATTATGTTCCTCAGAAGGCTCCCATTCCAGTATTTCCTGATCCTCCAACTACGCCTCCCACAAACCCAGCTCCATCTGATCAGCGTGAACATCAGCCTGTGTACCACGCCATGCCTCCATTTTATCCTTTCCCTTCACATCAAAGGCCAAAATCAGTTGCAAGAAAGGTCCTGTTGACTGGAGAAGGAGAATCAGACTCTCGTTCATACATTTAG